From a region of the Zingiber officinale cultivar Zhangliang chromosome 4B, Zo_v1.1, whole genome shotgun sequence genome:
- the LOC121976984 gene encoding uncharacterized protein LOC121976984 has protein sequence MEKESKEQRAPPLRAAPPERDFPLQWGSCKRLRCVKVREEGSPGKSDGRRRATSRINRRIVIGGDRDFPTPRFRHPAQLPHRRSESVGSENQRSRSVTSSPEKEDRCYTTRGSLMAHGCEGENGAAGGGGGGDERGAAVALPRFFISLSNKEKEEDFMAMKGCKLPQRPKKRSKYIQKCILLVSPGAWLSDLSQERYEVREKKGSRKRKRGLKAMSLESDSE, from the exons ATGGAGAAGGAATCGAAGGAGCAAAGAGCTCCGCCGCTGAGGGCGGCCCCGCCGGAGCGCGATTTCCCGTTGCAGTGGGGAAGCTGCAAGCGCCTCCGCTGCGTTAAGGTCAGAGAGGAAGGCTCCCCGGGTAAATCCGATGGGAGGAGGAGGGCTACGTCCCGGATCAACCGCCGCATCGTCATCGGGGGCGACAGGGACTTCCCCACGCCGCGGTTTCGGCACCCCGCGCAACTCCCCCacag GAGGTCCGAATCCGTGGGTAGCGAGAACCAGAGATCGCGGTCGGTGACGTCGTCGCCGGAGAAGGAGGATCGGTGCTACACGACGAGGGGGTCGCTCATGGCCCACGGATGCGAAGGGGAAAACGGGGCGGCCGGCGGCGGAGGCGGCGGGGATGAGAGAGGAGCGGCCGTGGCCCTGCCCAGGTTCTTTATATCCCTCTCCaacaaggagaaagaagaagatttCATGGCCATGAAAGGCTGTAAGCTGCCACAGAGACCCAAGAAACGCTCCAAATACATCCAAAAATGCATACTT CTAGTGAGTCCAGGAGCATGGCTGTCAGATCTTTCCCAAGAGAGATACGAGGTGAGGGAGAAGAAAGGATCAAGAAAG AGAAAAAGGGGATTGAAGgcgatgagtttagagagtgatTCAGAATGA
- the LOC121976985 gene encoding uncharacterized protein LOC121976985, producing MEMELEEWEFLPDADSFLELGHEAKRDVVFKELIVDMNYFICPSLPLMDRELSPSSSAPPAEEAQKKELVEEFKDITVVLPAAIAVGPHLHDVVSQVFFKKLTDNEFVDMKVESPRGATLTHLEPEGKEAEEEEEGAAKAEDDRKGDGCESMNTWNRRLVGVGTFCSLGAAAAATAFMFVLGGRHLQSQQHNHRIQFCIYSDDKRTNWTTTMMHRATRPNQAHISFGGYCATA from the exons ATGGAGATGGAGCTGGAGGAGTGGGAGTTCCTGCCGGACGCCGACAGCTTTCTCGAATTGGGCCATGAGGCGAAAAGAGATGTGGTGTTCAAGGAGCTGATCGTCGACATGAACTACTTCATCTGCCCGTCTCTCCCTCTCATGGACCGCGAGCTGAGCCCTTCGAGCTCCGCCCCACCCGCGGAGGAGGCTCAGAAGAAGGAGCTGGTTGAAGAATTCAAGGATATCACCGTGGTGCTGCCGGCGGCGATCGCCGTCGGCCCCCACCTCCACGACGTGGTGTCGCAAGTCTTCTTCAAGAAGCTCACGGACAACGAATTCGTCGACATGAAAGTGGAGTCCCCCCGGGGAGCCACCCTGACTCATTTGGAGCCGGAAGGCAaggaggcggaggaggaggaggagggcgcGGCCAAAGCTGAGGACGACCGTAAAGGCGACGGGTGCGAATCGATGAACACATGGAACCGGAGGTTGGTCGGCGTAGGCACCTTCTGCTCGCTGGGAGCCGCCGCCGCTGCCACCGCCTTCATGTTTGTGCTGGGGGGACGACACCTGCAGAGCCAGCAGCACAACCACAGGATCCAATTCTGCATCTACTCCGACGACAAG AGGACGAATTGGACGACGACGATGATGCACCGGGCAACGAGGCCGAACCAGGCGCACATATCGTTCGGAGGCTACTGCGCCACTGCTTGA
- the LOC121976986 gene encoding uncharacterized protein LOC121976986: MIASFSFSALPPIPCHGSATLSFKPTSLRFLIKRRPKGGAGSRRAIPFVRAAGGGANGMKQDDEDNVTENDSKNGGGDLKRERQRTGAFNLRWRDLLSPDPDNALAVALTGLLTWASVQVVFQLFFISVAILLAALKYSFIAALLLFILIALL, from the coding sequence ATGATCGCATCCTTCTCCTTCTCCGCCCTCCCTCCCATCCCCTGCCATGGATCCGCCACGCTTTCCTTCAAGCCGACGTCTCTCCGTTTCCTGATCAAGCGACGGCCGAAAGGTGGCGCTGGGTCTCGGAGGGCCATTCCCTTTGTCCGCGCTGCCGGTGGCGGTGCCAACGGGATGAAGCAGGACGATGAAGACAACGTTACCGAAAACGACAGCAAAAACGGAGGAGGAGATCTGAAGAGGGAACGCCAGCGTACGGGCGCATTCAACCTTCGCTGGCGAGATCTCTTGTCGCCGGACCCCGACAACGCGTTGGCCGTTGCCTTGACCGGACTCCTCACTTGGGCCAGTGTCCAGGTTGTCTTTCAGCTCTTCTTCATCTCGGTCGCCATCCTCCTCGCTGCTCTCAAGTACTCCTTCATCGCTGCTCTCCTGCTCTTCATTCTCATAGCCCTCCTTTGA